Proteins from one Burkholderia sp. genomic window:
- a CDS encoding IS5 family transposase, translating to MRKDIHKKGEPKARYRVRNWAAYNEGLISRGNVTIWIDEAVLARMPDAIPTRGRPCVYGDTLIQALLGVKTVYRLTLRALQGFTQSLRDLAFPSLPVPNYTTLCRRAKTLDVELPILRDNEPIHLVVDSTGLKVYGEGEWKVRQHGYSKRRTWRKVHLALNANTGQVHAALMTNQNVADGDALAKLLDQIPREEQIDVIGGDGAYDTKPCHAAIAARSAIPSIPPREGAAHWPADMPGAAWRNGAVDAIARDGRREWKQDSGYHRRSLAENAMYRFKTLTGNYLWARHIDSQATEVSIRVGVINRMTDLARPQSVRIA from the coding sequence ATGCGCAAGGACATACACAAGAAAGGTGAGCCGAAGGCACGCTACCGTGTCAGGAATTGGGCGGCCTATAATGAAGGCCTGATCAGCCGGGGGAACGTAACAATATGGATAGATGAAGCCGTCCTTGCCAGAATGCCCGATGCCATACCCACACGTGGTCGCCCGTGTGTATACGGCGATACGCTGATTCAGGCATTACTTGGCGTGAAGACCGTCTATCGACTGACCTTGCGCGCCCTGCAAGGTTTCACCCAAAGTCTGCGCGATTTGGCCTTCCCGAGCTTGCCGGTGCCGAATTACACCACGCTCTGTCGCCGGGCAAAAACGCTTGATGTCGAACTGCCGATCCTTCGTGACAATGAACCGATCCATCTGGTTGTCGACAGCACCGGTCTGAAGGTCTATGGAGAAGGTGAATGGAAGGTGCGCCAGCACGGCTACTCGAAGCGGCGCACGTGGCGTAAAGTCCATCTCGCGCTCAACGCGAATACAGGTCAAGTGCATGCCGCACTAATGACGAATCAGAATGTGGCTGACGGTGACGCTCTGGCCAAGTTGCTCGACCAGATTCCACGCGAAGAACAAATCGATGTCATCGGCGGTGACGGTGCCTACGACACCAAGCCATGCCATGCGGCCATTGCTGCACGCAGTGCTATTCCTTCGATTCCGCCACGCGAGGGTGCCGCTCATTGGCCAGCGGATATGCCCGGTGCGGCGTGGCGTAATGGCGCGGTTGATGCAATTGCCCGTGACGGTCGTCGAGAATGGAAGCAAGACAGTGGCTACCACCGGCGATCGCTTGCCGAGAATGCGATGTATCGGTTCAAGACCCTCACCGGCAACTATCTCTGGGCGCGTCACATCGACTCGCAGGCGACCGAGGTCTCCATTCGCGTCGGCGTCATCAACCGTATGACGGACCTCGCTCGTCCGCAATCCGTGCGTATCGCCTGA
- a CDS encoding MBL fold metallo-hydrolase encodes MKITLIPVTPFQQNCSLIICERTGRAAVADPGGDLELIRGEVERQQAKVERVLITHGHLDHCAGAKALAEHYDVPIEGPHKEERFWIDQLPAQSQRFSFGGAVEAFEPARWLRDGDTVTVGAETLEVYHCPGHTPGHVVFFDRENRLAIVGDVLFAGSIGRTDFPRGNHADLLRSIREKLWPLGDDVTFVPGHGPVSTFGAERESNPFVADRRFG; translated from the coding sequence ATGAAAATCACGCTGATTCCCGTCACACCGTTCCAACAGAACTGTTCGCTGATCATCTGCGAACGAACGGGCCGTGCTGCTGTCGCGGATCCGGGTGGCGATCTCGAGTTGATCCGCGGCGAGGTCGAGCGGCAACAGGCCAAGGTCGAGAGAGTGCTGATCACGCACGGCCACCTCGACCACTGTGCCGGTGCAAAGGCGCTGGCCGAGCACTACGACGTGCCGATAGAGGGGCCACACAAGGAGGAACGCTTTTGGATCGACCAGTTGCCGGCGCAGAGCCAACGTTTCAGCTTCGGCGGCGCGGTCGAGGCCTTCGAGCCGGCACGCTGGCTCAGGGACGGCGACACGGTCACGGTCGGCGCGGAAACCCTGGAGGTCTATCACTGTCCGGGTCACACGCCGGGACACGTGGTGTTCTTCGACCGCGAGAACCGGCTGGCGATCGTCGGCGACGTTTTGTTCGCGGGCTCGATCGGTCGCACCGACTTCCCTCGCGGCAATCATGCGGATCTGCTGCGCTCGATCCGCGAGAAGCTCTGGCCGCTGGGCGACGACGTTACCTTTGTGCCAGGTCACGGCCCGGTGTCGACCTTCGGCGCAGAGCGCGAGAGCAATCCCTTCGTGGCTGACCGGAGGTTTGGATGA
- a CDS encoding folate-binding protein: MSIPIFNGATTVADPALPVPSRPSAAEFEAALASGVYAPLAQFGIITVAGDDAATFLHSQLTNDIKHLDAVGVKLAGYCTAKGRLLASFLAWRSEFDVRLLVSKDIQPAVQKRLSMFVLRAKAKLSDAVELVAVGIAGEAREALSGLFEALPDSIHTKLDGPAGTLIRLSDAYCRARYLWIASREQFEATAVLDAKLARVSPAVWDWLEVRAAEPRITQPVVEQFVPQMLNYDVLGAVNFRKGCYPGQEIIARSQYRGTIKRRAALAHVVGETDAVRAGIELFHSEDPGQPCGMIVNAAAAPTGGVDALAEIKLAAQESGTVHLGTAEGPALTFLPLPYSIPTEV, translated from the coding sequence ATGAGCATACCGATCTTCAATGGGGCCACAACCGTGGCTGACCCTGCCCTGCCCGTCCCTTCACGTCCGTCGGCTGCGGAATTCGAGGCAGCACTCGCCAGCGGCGTCTACGCGCCGCTGGCGCAGTTCGGCATTATCACTGTCGCCGGCGACGATGCCGCGACATTCCTCCACAGCCAGCTGACCAACGACATCAAACATCTCGACGCGGTAGGCGTGAAGCTAGCCGGCTACTGCACCGCCAAGGGCCGTCTGCTCGCCTCGTTCCTGGCCTGGCGCAGCGAGTTCGACGTGCGCCTGCTGGTCTCGAAGGATATCCAGCCCGCTGTGCAAAAACGCCTGTCGATGTTCGTGCTGCGTGCCAAGGCCAAGCTGAGCGATGCGGTCGAACTGGTCGCCGTCGGTATCGCCGGCGAGGCGCGCGAGGCTTTGTCGGGCTTGTTCGAGGCGCTGCCCGATAGTATCCATACCAAGCTCGACGGCCCGGCCGGCACGCTGATCCGGCTATCCGACGCTTACTGCCGGGCGCGTTATCTGTGGATTGCCAGCCGTGAGCAGTTCGAGGCCACCGCCGTGCTAGACGCCAAGCTTGCGCGCGTCTCGCCGGCCGTGTGGGACTGGCTTGAGGTCCGCGCTGCCGAGCCACGCATCACCCAGCCGGTGGTCGAGCAGTTCGTGCCGCAGATGCTGAACTACGACGTGCTCGGTGCTGTCAATTTCCGCAAGGGCTGCTACCCGGGCCAGGAAATTATCGCGCGCAGCCAGTATCGTGGAACCATCAAGCGCCGTGCCGCGCTGGCGCACGTCGTGGGCGAGACTGACGCGGTGCGCGCCGGCATCGAACTGTTCCACAGCGAGGATCCGGGCCAGCCCTGCGGGATGATAGTCAACGCGGCGGCCGCGCCGACCGGCGGCGTCGACGCGCTAGCCGAGATCAAGCTGGCCGCGCAAGAATCCGGAACAGTCCACCTCGGTACCGCAGAAGGCCCTGCGCTCACCTTCCTGCCGCTGCCCTACAGCATCCCCACCGAAGTTTGA
- a CDS encoding IS5 family transposase, producing the protein MRKDIHKKGEPKARYRVRNWAAYNEGLISRGNVTIWIDEAVLARMPDAIPTRARPCVYGDTLIQALLGVKTVYRLTLRALQGFTQSLRDLAFPSLPVPNYTTLCRRAKTLDVELPILRDNEPIHLVVDSTGLKVYGEGEWKVRQHGYSKRRTWRKVHLALNANTGQVHAALMTNQNVADGDALAKLLDQIPREEQIDVIGGDGAYDTKPCHAAIAARSAIPSIPPREGAAHWPADMPGAAWRNGAVDAIARDGRREWKQDSGYHRRSLAENAMYRFKTLTGNCLWACHIEAQATEVSIRVGVINRMADLARPQSVRIA; encoded by the coding sequence ATGCGCAAGGACATACACAAGAAAGGTGAGCCGAAGGCACGCTACCGTGTCAGGAATTGGGCGGCCTATAATGAAGGCCTGATCAGCCGGGGGAACGTAACAATATGGATAGATGAAGCCGTCCTTGCCAGAATGCCCGATGCCATACCCACACGTGCTCGCCCGTGTGTATACGGCGATACGCTGATTCAGGCATTACTTGGCGTGAAGACCGTCTATCGACTGACCTTGCGCGCCCTGCAAGGTTTCACCCAAAGTCTGCGCGATTTGGCCTTCCCGAGCTTGCCGGTGCCGAATTACACCACGCTCTGTCGCCGGGCAAAAACGCTTGATGTCGAACTGCCGATCCTTCGTGACAATGAACCGATCCATCTGGTTGTCGACAGCACCGGTCTGAAGGTCTATGGAGAAGGTGAATGGAAGGTGCGCCAGCACGGCTACTCGAAGCGGCGCACGTGGCGTAAAGTCCATCTCGCGCTCAACGCGAATACAGGTCAAGTGCATGCCGCGCTAATGACGAATCAGAATGTGGCTGACGGTGACGCTCTGGCCAAGTTGCTCGACCAGATTCCACGCGAAGAACAAATCGATGTCATCGGCGGTGACGGTGCCTACGACACCAAGCCATGCCATGCGGCCATTGCTGCACGCAGTGCTATTCCTTCGATTCCGCCACGCGAGGGTGCCGCTCATTGGCCAGCGGATATGCCCGGTGCGGCGTGGCGTAATGGCGCGGTTGATGCAATTGCCCGTGACGGTCGTCGAGAATGGAAGCAAGACAGTGGCTACCACCGGCGATCGCTTGCCGAGAATGCGATGTATCGGTTCAAGACCCTCACCGGCAACTGTCTCTGGGCGTGTCACATCGAGGCGCAGGCGACCGAGGTCTCCATTCGCGTCGGCGTCATCAACCGTATGGCGGACCTCGCTCGTCCGCAATCCGTTCGTATCGCCTGA
- a CDS encoding L-threonylcarbamoyladenylate synthase: MSQYFRIHPENPQPRLVHQAVEIVKQGGVIAMPTDSSYALTCHLDDKTTVERMRKIRGLDDKQLLSLLVRDLSELANFAIVDNHQYRLIKSVTPGPYVFVLQAAKEVPRRLSHPSRKTIGLRVPDHAITLAVLETLGQPLLGTTLVLPPESDPLNDPEEIRERLEKQVDLVIDGGACLREPSTIVDLTGATPVLVRAGRGSLEPFGLSAEA; the protein is encoded by the coding sequence ATGTCCCAATACTTCAGGATTCACCCGGAAAATCCCCAGCCGAGGCTGGTGCACCAGGCCGTCGAGATCGTGAAGCAGGGTGGCGTGATCGCCATGCCGACCGACTCCAGCTACGCGCTGACCTGCCATCTCGACGACAAGACCACTGTGGAACGCATGCGCAAGATCCGCGGGCTCGACGACAAGCAACTGCTGTCCCTGCTGGTGCGCGACCTGTCCGAGCTGGCTAATTTCGCGATAGTCGACAATCACCAGTATCGGTTGATCAAGTCGGTTACGCCGGGGCCCTACGTATTCGTGCTGCAGGCCGCCAAGGAGGTGCCGCGCCGGCTCTCGCATCCCTCGCGTAAGACCATCGGGCTGCGCGTGCCGGATCATGCGATCACGCTGGCGGTGCTGGAGACGCTCGGCCAGCCGCTGCTGGGCACCACCCTGGTCCTGCCACCCGAAAGCGATCCGCTCAACGATCCAGAGGAAATCCGCGAACGCCTGGAAAAGCAGGTGGACTTAGTGATTGATGGCGGTGCCTGCCTGCGTGAGCCCTCGACCATCGTCGACCTGACCGGTGCTACACCGGTGCTGGTACGCGCCGGGCGCGGTTCGCTCGAGCCTTTCGGGCTGAGCGCCGAGGCCTGA
- a CDS encoding site-2 protease family protein, with amino-acid sequence MDNLIQTIVVYALPVSCAITLHEAAHGYAARLLGDNTAYALGRVSFNPMRHIDLIGTIVIPLVLYFLTSGTFLFGYAKPVPVAFRNLRNPRLGSLCVSAAGPVCNFVQVLIWGFVSIGLSAASVDEPFFTRMAAVGVVVNLVLGVLNLFPLPPLDGGRMLTALLPPRQSIALLKIEPYGFIIILLLIMTGLLTKFWLRPGVDIGYSIVTAILTPFASLC; translated from the coding sequence ATGGACAATCTGATTCAGACCATCGTCGTCTACGCCCTGCCGGTGAGCTGCGCGATCACTCTACACGAGGCCGCGCACGGTTACGCTGCACGCCTGCTCGGCGACAACACAGCCTACGCGCTCGGTCGCGTGTCGTTCAATCCGATGCGCCACATCGATCTAATCGGCACTATCGTGATACCGTTGGTGCTGTACTTCCTGACCAGTGGTACCTTCCTGTTCGGTTATGCCAAGCCAGTGCCGGTCGCATTTCGCAACCTACGCAATCCTCGCTTGGGAAGCCTGTGCGTGTCGGCGGCGGGGCCGGTTTGCAACTTCGTACAAGTGCTGATCTGGGGCTTTGTGTCGATCGGCCTGTCGGCCGCCTCGGTCGACGAGCCCTTCTTCACGCGCATGGCTGCGGTCGGGGTCGTCGTAAACCTGGTGCTCGGGGTATTGAACCTGTTTCCCTTGCCGCCACTCGACGGTGGGCGCATGCTCACGGCGCTATTGCCGCCCAGGCAGTCGATCGCGCTCTTGAAGATCGAGCCCTATGGTTTCATCATCATCCTGCTGCTGATCATGACGGGCCTCCTGACGAAGTTTTGGCTGCGACCGGGGGTCGACATCGGCTACAGCATCGTGACGGCCATCCTGACTCCATTTGCCTCGCTTTGCTAA
- a CDS encoding tryptophan--tRNA ligase, which yields MFPERIFSGMRPTGSLHLGHYHGVLKNWARLQSEYQCFFCMVDWHALTTHYETPEVIEKNVWEVLIDWIAASIDPAQATLFIQSKVPEHAELALLLGMSTPLGWLERVPTYKEQIEKLKDKDLSTYGFLGYPVLMAADILLYRGSLVPVGQDQVPHVEMTREIARRFNYLYGREADFEEKALEAAKKLGGKRSKLYRELRNAYQQEGDDEALEQARAMLQESQSLSMSDRERLFGYLEGACKIILVEPQTLLTKASCMPGLDGGKMSKSYGNTIGLREDAETITKKVRTMPTDPARVRRTDPGDPEKCPVWQFHLVYSDESTRKWVQKGCKSAGIGCLDCKQPMVEAILREQQPMLERAQKYMDDPSLLRAIVADGCDKARKHAVETMRDVRDAMGLSYN from the coding sequence ATGTTCCCCGAACGTATCTTTTCCGGCATGCGTCCTACCGGATCGCTCCACCTCGGCCATTACCATGGCGTGCTGAAGAACTGGGCGAGGCTGCAATCTGAATATCAGTGCTTCTTCTGCATGGTCGATTGGCATGCGCTGACCACCCACTACGAAACACCTGAGGTGATCGAGAAGAACGTCTGGGAAGTGCTGATTGACTGGATCGCGGCTAGCATCGATCCGGCTCAGGCCACGCTATTCATCCAGAGCAAGGTGCCAGAGCACGCCGAGCTGGCTCTGCTGCTGGGCATGAGCACACCATTGGGCTGGCTCGAGCGCGTACCGACCTATAAGGAACAGATTGAAAAGCTCAAAGACAAGGATCTCTCGACCTACGGCTTCCTGGGCTACCCGGTACTGATGGCCGCCGACATTCTGCTGTACCGCGGCTCGCTGGTGCCGGTCGGCCAGGACCAGGTTCCCCACGTCGAGATGACCCGCGAAATCGCGCGCCGCTTCAACTACCTCTACGGTCGCGAGGCCGATTTCGAGGAGAAAGCGCTGGAGGCGGCCAAGAAGCTCGGCGGCAAGCGTTCCAAGCTCTATCGTGAGCTGCGTAACGCTTACCAGCAGGAAGGCGATGACGAGGCGCTCGAGCAGGCGCGCGCGATGTTGCAGGAATCGCAGAGCCTGTCGATGAGCGATCGTGAGCGTCTATTCGGCTATCTGGAAGGCGCGTGCAAGATCATTCTTGTCGAGCCGCAGACGCTGTTGACTAAAGCGTCGTGCATGCCGGGCTTGGACGGCGGCAAGATGTCAAAGTCTTATGGCAATACCATCGGTCTGCGCGAGGATGCCGAGACCATCACCAAGAAGGTTCGTACCATGCCAACCGATCCGGCGCGTGTGCGTCGTACCGATCCGGGCGATCCGGAAAAGTGCCCGGTCTGGCAGTTCCACCTGGTCTATTCGGATGAGTCCACACGCAAGTGGGTGCAGAAGGGCTGCAAGTCGGCCGGCATTGGCTGCTTGGACTGCAAGCAGCCAATGGTCGAGGCCATCCTGCGTGAGCAACAGCCGATGCTCGAGCGCGCACAGAAGTACATGGATGACCCGTCGCTGCTGCGCGCGATCGTCGCCGATGGTTGCGACAAGGCACGCAAGCACGCGGTCGAGACCATGCGAGACGTGCGTGACGCGATGGGCCTGTCGTACAACTGA
- the cobD gene encoding threonine-phosphate decarboxylase CobD, whose translation MNNSSLQPPAIMHGGNPHDAAQRYGIPVARWLDLSTGINPIGYPVPPMPTEDWHRLPGDEAPFAALAARYYGVPDAAHVLAVAGSQAAIRALPALLEPGITGVAPLTYSEYAPAFRRHYHTLATFDTDATLLPRSLRYVIVGNPNNPTAERLTRKRLLGWHAQLAARGGALIVDEAFADTGGEDTLVADVSREGLFVLRSVGKFFGLAGVRAGFVLAAPLPLARLRAELGTWTVSGPARHAVSTALADQGWQQATRERLLVDGERLAELLRLRGFTVRATPLFCWIDDPRAWALHNTLATQGVWTRFFPQAPSLRIGLPGIENEWLRLEDALDHYTVTAVYHVV comes from the coding sequence ATGAATAATTCTTCTCTCCAGCCGCCGGCCATCATGCACGGCGGCAATCCGCACGACGCCGCACAACGCTACGGCATCCCGGTCGCGCGCTGGCTCGATCTTTCGACTGGTATCAACCCGATCGGTTATCCGGTGCCGCCGATGCCGACCGAGGACTGGCACCGCCTGCCCGGTGACGAAGCGCCGTTCGCCGCGCTGGCCGCGCGCTACTACGGCGTTCCCGATGCTGCGCACGTGCTGGCGGTGGCCGGAAGCCAGGCTGCGATTCGCGCTCTACCCGCGCTGCTCGAACCCGGCATCACCGGCGTCGCGCCGCTCACCTACAGCGAATACGCGCCGGCCTTCCGGCGCCACTACCACACGCTGGCGACGTTCGATACCGACGCAACCTTACTGCCGCGGTCGCTGCGTTACGTGATCGTCGGCAATCCCAATAATCCAACCGCTGAACGCCTGACTCGCAAGCGCCTGCTGGGCTGGCACGCGCAACTGGCAGCGCGCGGCGGTGCCCTGATCGTCGACGAAGCCTTCGCCGATACCGGCGGCGAGGATACGCTGGTCGCTGATGTCAGCCGCGAGGGCTTATTTGTGCTGCGCTCGGTCGGCAAATTCTTCGGGCTGGCCGGCGTGCGCGCCGGCTTCGTGCTTGCCGCGCCGCTTCCGCTAGCGCGGCTGCGCGCCGAGCTCGGCACCTGGACCGTAAGCGGCCCGGCGCGGCACGCTGTGTCGACCGCGCTGGCCGACCAGGGCTGGCAACAGGCCACACGCGAGCGCCTGCTCGTCGACGGCGAGCGGCTCGCGGAACTGCTGCGCCTGCGCGGCTTCACAGTGCGCGCCACCCCGCTATTCTGCTGGATCGACGATCCCCGTGCTTGGGCCCTGCATAACACGCTCGCCACGCAGGGCGTCTGGACGCGTTTCTTCCCGCAAGCGCCGAGCCTGCGGATCGGCCTGCCGGGGATCGAAAACGAATGGTTGCGGCTCGAGGATGCGCTGGACCATTACACGGTCACCGCCGTGTATCATGTAGTCTAG